In Methanobacterium sp., the following are encoded in one genomic region:
- a CDS encoding PHP domain-containing protein, translating to MKYDLHTHSKYSSDGILDPQKMVKIAAKRCLNGIAITDHDTIKGGLEAKKYETDDFKVIVGCEVTTTRGEIIGLFLSEEIKSNHFHEVIDEIKAQNGVVVVPHPFDEMRTSTFTLKKEDIKYINSVEIFNSRCVHQKSNQNASLFAKENNLGVTGGSDAHFTNEIGNAGIITENDDVRTAILKNDLEVFGKRSTPLNHVLTKMVKLRRKYF from the coding sequence ATGAAATACGACCTTCATACTCATTCAAAATATTCTTCAGATGGAATCCTTGATCCACAAAAAATGGTCAAAATCGCCGCTAAAAGATGTTTGAATGGAATTGCAATTACAGATCATGACACCATAAAAGGAGGATTAGAAGCAAAAAAGTATGAAACAGATGATTTTAAAGTAATAGTCGGTTGTGAAGTTACAACAACACGAGGCGAGATAATTGGATTATTTTTATCTGAAGAAATTAAATCTAATCATTTTCATGAAGTTATAGATGAGATTAAAGCTCAAAATGGAGTAGTAGTTGTTCCTCATCCTTTTGATGAAATGAGGACTTCCACATTCACCCTTAAAAAAGAAGACATTAAATATATAAATAGTGTTGAAATATTTAATTCAAGATGTGTACACCAAAAATCTAATCAAAATGCATCTTTATTTGCAAAAGAAAATAATTTAGGAGTAACTGGGGGAAGTGATGCTCATTTTACAAATGAAATAGGTAATGCAGGCATAATCACAGAAAATGATGATGTGAGGACTGCTATTTTAAAAAATGATTTAGAAGTTTTCGGTAAAAGGTCAACACCTTTAAACCACGTATTAACCAAAATGGTGAAATTAAGGAGAAAATATTTTTGA
- a CDS encoding DUF362 domain-containing protein, whose product MSKVAIMKTSPETVTHDYNQIMNLANYTESLSKEDKTILKLNLSWTLYYPACSTPPWQLEGVLNTLKKDNYTDVVAVENQTVVTHPWKGAYYNKWLPLLNSHEIDFKPLTDVEWVSHKPKSEMLAMDDIFGGVLVPKMFYNSNVIHFPTVKTHGHTTTTGAMKNAFGGLIPKYRHHAHKKIHEVLVDLLAIQKEIHNGIFSVMDGGVCGDGAGPRTMEPFIGNIILASEDQVAIDALAASVMGFDPLKIDYIKMAHDKGLGMGDIDQIEIVGMDKGDLKNLNFGFKTSRSPVVKWDQRIRKSTMNVKWLHNLLFNSPIFKTFIFASEFYHDKLWYPTTGKKRINEYKKTEWGHLFDEYEYGTFPEYDEVKDWNPY is encoded by the coding sequence ATGTCAAAGGTTGCAATAATGAAAACATCACCAGAAACCGTGACCCATGATTATAACCAAATCATGAATTTAGCAAATTATACAGAATCATTATCAAAAGAAGATAAAACAATCTTAAAACTTAACCTTTCATGGACACTTTATTATCCTGCGTGTTCAACACCACCATGGCAACTTGAAGGTGTTTTAAACACTTTAAAGAAGGATAATTATACTGATGTTGTTGCTGTGGAAAATCAGACAGTGGTAACACATCCCTGGAAGGGAGCATATTACAACAAATGGCTACCTCTTTTAAATAGCCATGAAATAGATTTCAAACCCTTAACAGATGTGGAATGGGTTTCACATAAACCTAAATCTGAAATGCTTGCAATGGATGATATATTTGGAGGAGTATTAGTTCCTAAGATGTTTTATAACTCTAATGTGATTCATTTTCCAACGGTAAAGACTCATGGTCACACCACAACCACAGGCGCCATGAAAAATGCTTTCGGAGGATTAATACCTAAATACAGGCATCATGCACACAAAAAGATACATGAAGTCCTTGTTGATTTACTGGCAATCCAAAAAGAGATTCATAATGGAATTTTTTCAGTTATGGACGGTGGCGTTTGCGGAGATGGTGCAGGACCCCGAACAATGGAACCTTTTATTGGTAATATAATCCTTGCAAGTGAAGATCAAGTAGCAATAGATGCTCTTGCAGCTAGTGTAATGGGATTTGACCCGTTGAAAATTGATTATATTAAAATGGCCCATGATAAAGGATTAGGAATGGGAGATATTGACCAGATTGAAATTGTGGGCATGGATAAAGGAGATTTAAAAAATCTAAATTTTGGATTTAAAACCAGTAGAAGTCCAGTTGTAAAGTGGGATCAACGAATAAGGAAAAGCACTATGAACGTTAAATGGCTACATAACCTCCTATTCAATTCTCCCATCTTCAAAACATTTATATTCGCTTCAGAATTCTATCATGATAAATTATGGTACCCAACTACTGGTAAAAAGAGGATAAATGAATATAAAAAGACAGAATGGGGCCATTTATTTGATGAATATGAGTACGGGACGTTTCCAGAGTATGATGAGGTTAAAGACTGGAATCCTTATTAA
- a CDS encoding glycosyltransferase family 39 protein encodes MMDKFNLSSFNPRNSDLIISAVLTLLIVITRLPFVSKYLYEWDSVNYAIGFENFNILNHQPHPPGYIFYVYLGRGINTFFNDPNNTMIFISILFSVLTVLLIYFLAKQMFSRQIAIIASILLVFNPLFWYYGEIATIYPSEAFFATLIAYMSYMVFKGNEKYFYPSALVLGLAGGFRQDLIIFMFPLWFFCLFYNKREPLRLLKAILVLIPSVLVWFIPTIILSGGYEQYSQASATLYKMCFPRTSLLFGSSIANRLSDLGAFTAWTGLALTFAGIIIMALFHKYVEKGPLHLFKENMRDYRVMFLVLWFLPASIIYLLIHLAKPGYMLVFVPALAIVIACFVKGLAYGLNNKIGRYSPKKWISIILVAVILFNTAYFAIPYNQNEEKLWETPLGSLNPFEGILWGIDTSLIYNNQKIVSNDHNTQIYLDSISQVPGSNSNNTIIVMGEISRVNEGFNWRKAMYYLPNYPIYYLIEADNYIVSPWYGENHTNIWLDSNIFKIPVNKSTEKIIWIISNESAYFSQITSQIPIKTINLANGQKIYYSDIKDQKINNNELVFNGPKQA; translated from the coding sequence GTGATGGATAAATTTAATTTAAGCTCTTTTAACCCAAGAAACAGTGATCTCATCATTTCAGCAGTTTTAACATTATTAATAGTGATAACAAGGCTTCCTTTTGTAAGTAAATATCTATATGAATGGGATTCTGTAAATTACGCTATTGGATTTGAAAATTTTAACATTTTAAATCATCAGCCCCACCCTCCAGGCTATATATTTTATGTGTACTTAGGGAGAGGCATAAACACATTTTTTAATGACCCTAATAACACGATGATATTTATAAGCATTTTATTCAGTGTTCTAACAGTTTTATTAATCTATTTCCTTGCTAAACAGATGTTTTCAAGGCAAATTGCTATTATTGCATCGATATTACTTGTGTTTAACCCGTTATTCTGGTATTACGGAGAAATAGCCACTATTTATCCCAGTGAAGCGTTCTTTGCAACACTTATCGCCTACATGTCTTACATGGTTTTTAAGGGAAACGAAAAATATTTCTACCCCTCAGCCCTAGTTTTAGGTCTTGCAGGCGGATTTAGACAGGACTTAATCATTTTTATGTTCCCATTATGGTTTTTCTGCCTATTTTATAATAAAAGAGAACCATTACGATTATTAAAAGCCATCTTAGTCCTTATACCTTCTGTTTTAGTGTGGTTTATTCCCACAATTATCTTGTCAGGAGGTTACGAACAGTACTCTCAAGCTTCAGCAACATTATATAAAATGTGCTTCCCTCGAACCTCCCTATTATTCGGATCAAGCATAGCTAACCGACTTTCAGACCTTGGAGCATTTACCGCGTGGACAGGGCTGGCACTAACATTTGCAGGCATAATCATTATGGCATTATTCCATAAATACGTAGAAAAAGGCCCTTTACATTTATTTAAAGAAAATATGAGAGATTACAGAGTCATGTTCCTTGTACTATGGTTTTTACCTGCATCCATTATATATCTATTAATACATTTAGCAAAACCTGGTTATATGCTTGTATTTGTACCTGCATTAGCTATAGTTATAGCGTGTTTTGTTAAAGGGTTAGCTTATGGTTTAAATAATAAAATTGGGCGTTACTCTCCAAAAAAATGGATTTCAATAATTTTAGTTGCAGTTATACTGTTTAATACCGCATATTTTGCTATTCCATATAATCAAAATGAAGAAAAACTTTGGGAAACACCTCTTGGTAGTTTAAATCCTTTTGAAGGAATATTATGGGGAATAGATACTTCATTAATTTATAATAATCAAAAAATTGTCTCAAATGACCATAATACACAAATTTATCTTGATTCTATATCCCAAGTACCCGGTTCTAATTCAAACAACACAATAATAGTTATGGGTGAAATTAGCAGAGTTAATGAAGGATTCAACTGGAGGAAAGCCATGTATTACTTGCCAAACTATCCAATTTACTATTTAATAGAAGCAGATAACTATATTGTTTCTCCGTGGTACGGTGAAAACCATACTAATATCTGGTTAGATTCCAATATATTTAAAATTCCAGTGAATAAGTCCACAGAGAAGATAATATGGATAATCAGCAATGAATCAGCATATTTCTCCCAAATAACATCACAAATTCCTATAAAAACCATTAATTTAGCTAATGGCCAGAAAATATACTATTCCGACATTAAAGACCAGAAAATAAATAACAATGAACTGGTTTTCAACGGACCTAAACAAGCTTAG
- a CDS encoding decaprenyl-phosphate phosphoribosyltransferase: MIKELVISMRPKQWYKNLVIFLGIVFSLNLLNFDLWIDVIAGFAVFCVLSGSLYILNDIIDIEKDKKHPKKRSRPLASGKLKKSHALLFALIFIVLTFVVAYLINIMFLGAAITFFILILVYSVFLKHIVIVDIMVLSSGFVIRAIAGCLAISVTISPWLIIGTFLIALFLAIGKRRHELVLLGADAGDHRQILDGYSTEMLDQMINITTSALIMSYALYTFFTGKIYIMLTIPFAFYGLFRYIYLVHAKNFGGEPEMLFKDKGMLLSMVLWVILVVIVLYGSTIFHLLGVI; the protein is encoded by the coding sequence ATGATAAAAGAACTTGTAATTTCAATGCGTCCCAAGCAGTGGTACAAAAATTTAGTTATATTCTTAGGAATTGTGTTTTCATTAAATCTTTTAAATTTTGATCTATGGATTGATGTAATTGCCGGATTTGCAGTTTTCTGCGTGCTTTCAGGTAGTCTTTACATATTAAATGATATTATTGATATTGAAAAGGATAAAAAACATCCTAAAAAACGTTCCAGGCCCCTTGCATCAGGTAAGTTGAAAAAAAGCCATGCATTATTATTTGCTTTAATATTTATTGTTCTGACTTTTGTAGTAGCCTATCTAATCAATATAATGTTTTTAGGTGCTGCCATAACCTTCTTCATACTGATACTGGTTTATTCTGTGTTTTTAAAACATATCGTTATCGTAGATATAATGGTACTCTCTTCAGGCTTTGTTATAAGGGCTATTGCAGGATGTCTGGCAATTAGCGTGACTATTTCACCATGGCTTATAATCGGTACGTTCCTTATTGCACTATTTTTAGCAATTGGTAAACGAAGACACGAATTAGTCCTATTAGGGGCAGATGCAGGAGATCACAGGCAAATTTTAGATGGTTATTCCACTGAAATGCTTGATCAGATGATTAACATAACAACCAGTGCTTTAATCATGTCTTACGCCCTTTATACATTTTTTACAGGTAAAATATATATAATGCTTACCATCCCATTTGCATTTTACGGTCTTTTCCGTTACATATATCTTGTACATGCTAAAAATTTTGGTGGAGAGCCCGAAATGCTGTTTAAAGATAAAGGGATGCTATTGAGCATGGTTTTATGGGTAATTTTAGTTGTAATCGTGCTTTATGGAAGTACAATATTCCATTTGTTAGGAGTAATCTAA
- a CDS encoding SIS domain-containing protein, with amino-acid sequence MLRLVLEEIATHIKCIDVDDETILLMEKYLIDAEKVFICGFGESELVGKSFASRLSEIRRDVYVVSDTIVPEINEGNILIAISGSGETEPTLTITKKAREIGAKIISITSFNLSPLAQISDLVIEIPGRIKAKTKNYIERQVAGEYEPLTPFGTLFEISTRIFLEGIIAELANKEDNL; translated from the coding sequence ATGTTAAGACTCGTACTTGAAGAGATAGCAACACATATAAAATGTATAGATGTTGATGATGAGACCATTTTGCTAATGGAAAAATATCTAATTGATGCTGAAAAGGTATTTATATGTGGTTTTGGAGAATCAGAGCTTGTTGGGAAATCTTTTGCCTCAAGACTTAGTGAAATTCGCAGGGATGTTTATGTTGTAAGTGACACCATAGTTCCTGAAATAAATGAAGGAAATATACTTATAGCTATATCTGGATCTGGAGAAACTGAACCTACTTTAACTATAACCAAAAAAGCACGTGAAATTGGCGCTAAAATTATATCTATAACATCTTTTAATCTTTCGCCACTTGCTCAGATATCAGACCTTGTAATTGAAATACCGGGCAGAATTAAAGCAAAAACCAAAAATTATATAGAAAGACAAGTAGCGGGTGAATATGAGCCATTAACACCTTTTGGAACTTTATTTGAGATATCTACACGGATATTTCTTGAAGGTATCATTGCAGAACTTGCAAATAAGGAGGATAATTTATGA
- a CDS encoding radical SAM protein, translating to MQTKLDFRTPKTHGKYEEIRVKSILNKAKKRDSWFLVDYSLNPYLGCSYNCLYCYIRGSHYGGDTTHKLKVKANAEEILVKQLKRRAKNKEYGIIGIASSTEPYNEVEKELKLTRRLLEIIARFKFPVSILTRSTLVLRDMDILKKINENAILPPDLKPKLKGGAIVSFSFSTPDEKLAKIPQNHRFGGANQRFAGFEPNAPTPKERLNTMKKFKDEGFRVGVCYMPVLPFLSDTPKQIEKMVVLAKNYGADSILTGGLTLFGDEPNDCKPVYYNTLRKHFPELLEKTKLLFGNNFYPNKKYQKELTERANEICKKYEIKNRII from the coding sequence ATTCAAACCAAATTAGATTTTAGAACTCCTAAAACCCATGGGAAATATGAAGAAATTCGAGTAAAATCAATTTTAAATAAGGCTAAAAAACGAGATTCATGGTTTTTAGTAGATTATTCACTTAATCCTTATCTTGGATGCTCTTATAATTGTCTTTACTGCTACATTCGAGGAAGCCATTATGGCGGAGATACAACACATAAACTCAAAGTTAAGGCAAATGCCGAAGAAATTCTGGTAAAACAGCTTAAAAGAAGAGCCAAAAATAAAGAATATGGAATAATAGGAATTGCATCATCAACAGAACCCTATAACGAGGTTGAAAAAGAATTAAAGTTAACAAGAAGATTACTTGAGATAATAGCAAGATTCAAATTCCCAGTAAGTATTTTAACTAGATCTACTCTTGTTTTAAGGGATATGGATATTTTAAAGAAGATCAATGAAAATGCTATTTTACCTCCTGATTTAAAGCCCAAATTAAAAGGAGGAGCCATTGTATCTTTTTCTTTTTCCACTCCTGATGAGAAACTGGCTAAAATCCCTCAAAACCATAGGTTTGGGGGCGCAAATCAAAGATTTGCTGGCTTTGAACCAAACGCCCCTACGCCCAAAGAAAGACTTAACACCATGAAAAAGTTTAAAGATGAAGGTTTTAGAGTAGGAGTATGTTATATGCCTGTTTTACCCTTTTTATCAGACACCCCAAAACAAATAGAAAAAATGGTGGTTTTAGCCAAAAATTATGGTGCAGATTCTATTCTAACCGGTGGTTTAACGTTATTTGGAGATGAACCAAATGATTGTAAGCCTGTTTATTATAATACGCTTAGAAAACATTTTCCAGAACTTTTAGAGAAAACTAAACTTTTATTTGGAAATAATTTTTATCCTAATAAAAAATATCAAAAAGAACTCACAGAAAGAGCAAATGAAATATGCAAAAAATATGAAATTAAAAACAGGATAATTTAA
- a CDS encoding TIM barrel protein: MESNIKFGPAGRPIGFNGKTTKVCDYVKEIGLNAFEYQATYGVKISKQSALELYENAAVNDVLVSMHAPYYINLSSQKEETIQKSILRLVQSAKAGDWMGAYRIVFHMGFYTKYSPMEAAEKCKSAISQLLEKVESLGIKKYTFAPETTGKKSQFGSLEEIIDICQSFDNFAPTVDFAHIHARSGGSIKTKEDYKKIFDKIENELGTKTLHSHFTKIEYTDAGERKHHVLADENFGPPLIPLLELISENGFDITVICETPFLDQDALIMKNEYEKILKKVLIQ, from the coding sequence ATGGAATCTAATATAAAATTCGGACCTGCAGGACGACCCATAGGATTTAATGGTAAAACTACAAAGGTTTGTGATTATGTAAAGGAAATTGGACTTAATGCCTTCGAATATCAAGCTACTTATGGTGTTAAAATATCAAAACAATCTGCACTTGAGCTTTATGAAAATGCAGCAGTAAATGATGTTTTAGTTTCAATGCATGCGCCTTATTACATTAATTTATCTTCTCAAAAGGAAGAAACAATACAAAAATCAATTTTAAGGCTTGTTCAATCAGCTAAAGCCGGAGATTGGATGGGCGCTTATAGAATTGTTTTTCATATGGGTTTTTATACAAAATATTCTCCCATGGAAGCTGCAGAAAAATGTAAATCTGCGATTTCCCAGCTTTTAGAAAAAGTTGAAAGTCTTGGAATTAAAAAATATACATTTGCACCAGAAACAACAGGTAAAAAATCCCAATTTGGATCTCTTGAGGAAATAATAGATATATGTCAATCTTTTGACAATTTCGCGCCGACTGTAGACTTCGCCCATATACATGCAAGATCTGGAGGAAGTATTAAAACTAAAGAAGATTACAAAAAGATATTTGATAAAATTGAGAATGAATTAGGCACTAAAACACTTCATTCACATTTTACAAAGATAGAGTATACTGATGCTGGTGAGAGAAAGCATCATGTGCTTGCAGATGAAAATTTTGGGCCGCCTCTTATCCCATTACTTGAATTAATTTCAGAAAATGGGTTTGATATCACTGTGATATGTGAAACGCCTTTTTTAGACCAAGATGCTTTAATTATGAAAAATGAATATGAAAAAATTTTAAAGAAAGTTTTAATTCAGTAA
- the moaA gene encoding GTP 3',8-cyclase MoaA: MPVSDKFERPIISLRISITNRCNVKCFYCHHDGIIPQSYEMNSDEIFKAAKVAADIGVQKIRLSGGEPLIRDDIVEIVEKISSLNFKDISLTTNGTLLGNYAESLKAAGLTRVNVSFDTLNPETYKFITKRDYIENAKEGIQKASEVGLYPVKVNMVVMKGINHEEIWDMFQFCKENNAVLQLIELLKTDNCHDTEFFDEYHYEMEELEEELTKIADNVKTRQFMQDRKKYFVDEGEIEVVKPMDNTQFCKNCTRLRITPDGKIKPCLLRNDNLVDLLEPMRNGYSDEELKELFLNAIENRKPFYDDKC, translated from the coding sequence ATGCCAGTGTCAGATAAGTTTGAAAGACCAATCATTTCCCTTAGGATTTCAATTACCAATCGTTGCAACGTTAAATGTTTTTACTGTCATCACGATGGAATAATTCCTCAAAGCTACGAAATGAATTCTGATGAAATCTTTAAAGCTGCAAAAGTCGCTGCAGATATTGGAGTTCAAAAAATAAGGCTTTCTGGAGGAGAACCATTAATACGAGACGATATTGTTGAAATTGTTGAAAAAATATCCTCCCTAAACTTTAAAGATATATCTTTAACCACCAATGGAACTCTTCTTGGAAACTATGCCGAATCTTTGAAAGCTGCAGGCCTAACTCGTGTAAATGTGAGCTTTGACACTCTAAATCCAGAAACATACAAGTTCATAACTAAAAGGGATTATATTGAAAATGCCAAAGAAGGAATCCAGAAAGCTTCAGAAGTTGGACTTTATCCGGTTAAAGTTAATATGGTAGTTATGAAAGGAATAAACCATGAGGAAATATGGGACATGTTCCAGTTTTGTAAAGAAAACAATGCTGTTTTACAGCTTATAGAACTCTTAAAAACAGATAATTGCCATGATACTGAATTTTTTGATGAATATCATTATGAAATGGAAGAATTAGAAGAAGAATTAACTAAAATTGCAGATAACGTTAAAACAAGACAGTTTATGCAGGATAGAAAAAAATATTTCGTTGATGAAGGGGAAATTGAGGTTGTAAAACCTATGGACAACACCCAATTCTGTAAAAACTGCACAAGACTTAGAATAACGCCTGATGGAAAAATAAAACCATGTCTACTTCGAAATGACAACTTGGTTGATTTATTAGAACCTATGAGGAACGGTTATTCAGATGAAGAACTTAAAGAACTATTTTTAAACGCTATTGAAAATAGAAAACCGTTTTACGATGATAAATGCTAA
- a CDS encoding HEAT repeat domain-containing protein, which produces MGFYDLSKEERKELVLKIEKSIKNYLEANEDKKILNYASDDDFYIRKNTYLILGRIYRENEDLRKYILKVAENLLKNENENVRQTAVYIFGEIGKNDADSSLKHLEIALNDEHHVVKNAVMGALKQMGQKNPEPTLEFAKKFLHNEDPEVRRILVHGIELRGRTHPQDILPLLEEMQDEKNRKVRKMVIHVLSQISYKKGCLETVISSLKKWENKKLVNDALIEIIAVHKRYKFAEKSPKEAEEYIKQKIYS; this is translated from the coding sequence ATGGGCTTCTACGATCTTTCAAAGGAAGAAAGAAAAGAATTAGTTTTAAAGATAGAAAAATCAATAAAAAATTATTTGGAAGCTAATGAAGATAAAAAAATTCTTAATTATGCTTCTGATGATGATTTTTACATTCGAAAAAACACTTATCTTATTTTAGGAAGAATCTACCGTGAAAATGAAGATCTAAGAAAATACATTCTTAAAGTGGCCGAAAATCTTCTTAAAAATGAAAATGAAAATGTACGACAAACTGCAGTTTATATTTTCGGTGAAATTGGAAAGAATGATGCTGATAGCTCCTTAAAACATTTAGAAATTGCCCTAAATGATGAACATCATGTTGTAAAGAATGCTGTAATGGGTGCTTTAAAGCAGATGGGTCAAAAAAATCCAGAACCTACTTTAGAATTTGCAAAAAAGTTTTTACATAATGAAGACCCCGAAGTACGTAGAATATTGGTTCACGGAATTGAACTTAGAGGAAGAACACATCCTCAAGATATATTGCCCCTTTTAGAAGAAATGCAAGATGAAAAAAACAGGAAAGTAAGAAAAATGGTGATCCATGTCCTTTCACAGATAAGCTACAAGAAAGGATGCTTAGAAACCGTTATTTCTTCTTTGAAAAAATGGGAGAACAAAAAATTAGTCAATGATGCTTTAATTGAAATTATAGCAGTTCATAAACGCTATAAATTTGCTGAAAAATCCCCTAAAGAAGCTGAAGAATATATTAAGCAGAAAATCTATAGTTAA
- a CDS encoding flippase-like domain-containing protein has product MAKNKFWLIILFAVLIYLIMGIYANFGDLLSAIEKFNWIFIPVMIILTTIAYFIRFIKWNFFLKSVGVHLNLKDNLFVFFSGLGMIITPAKVGEIWKGWLIKDINGESLSKTVPVVIIDRVTDLIGLIILSLLGILYYKEGSYIIIALIVIFTLFFVAVRSKKVSDIVISVLEKRAGKYSKDIKTMHTTFEQTMQPKNLVGMSFLSVFAWFFECLALYFVIIGFGQSISLIISTFVFSFASLAGAVSMIPGGLGIAEATTSGMLQYFGLTSTISVGVAIIIRFGTLWYGAILGFLVYLIFKKRIMGETPKT; this is encoded by the coding sequence ATGGCAAAAAACAAATTCTGGCTGATTATACTTTTTGCAGTGTTAATTTACCTTATCATGGGAATATATGCCAATTTTGGGGATCTTTTATCTGCCATTGAAAAGTTTAACTGGATATTCATCCCTGTAATGATAATTTTAACTACAATAGCATATTTTATAAGGTTTATAAAGTGGAATTTCTTCCTTAAAAGTGTTGGAGTTCATTTAAACCTTAAAGACAATTTATTTGTGTTTTTCAGTGGATTAGGGATGATTATAACTCCTGCCAAAGTTGGAGAAATATGGAAAGGATGGCTAATAAAAGATATAAATGGAGAAAGTTTAAGCAAAACAGTCCCTGTAGTTATAATAGACCGTGTTACAGACCTTATTGGCCTTATAATTCTTTCATTGCTTGGAATTTTATATTATAAAGAAGGAAGCTATATTATAATCGCGTTAATCGTGATATTTACCCTATTTTTTGTGGCTGTAAGGTCAAAAAAGGTTTCAGACATAGTAATTTCTGTGCTTGAAAAAAGGGCAGGTAAATATTCAAAAGACATTAAAACAATGCATACAACATTTGAACAAACAATGCAACCTAAAAATTTGGTGGGAATGTCATTTTTAAGTGTTTTTGCATGGTTTTTTGAATGTCTCGCATTGTACTTTGTAATAATTGGATTTGGACAATCCATTAGTCTGATAATTTCAACATTCGTTTTCAGCTTCGCATCTCTTGCAGGCGCAGTAAGCATGATTCCTGGAGGATTAGGGATTGCAGAAGCCACAACTTCTGGAATGTTGCAATATTTCGGATTAACATCAACCATATCCGTGGGTGTGGCCATAATAATAAGATTTGGAACACTGTGGTATGGTGCGATTTTAGGATTCCTTGTGTATTTAATATTTAAAAAGAGAATTATGGGAGAAACTCCAAAAACATAA
- a CDS encoding phosphorylating glyceraldehyde-3-phosphate dehydrogenase, whose protein sequence is MKSVGINGYGTIGKRVADAVSAQDDMKIVGVTKRSPDYEARMAVERGYDLYISVPERESSFEEAGIKVSGTAEELFEKLDIVVDCTPEGIGAQNKEQIYEKIGLKAIFEGGEKHDAIGLSFNSFSNYKDVIGKDYARVVSCNTTGLCRTLKPIDDLCGIKKVRAVMVRRGADPRQVKKGPINAIVPNPPTVPSHHGPDVQTVMYNLDITTIALLVPTTLMHQHNLMVELESTPTIDEIKDKLNNTPRVLLLKASEGLGSTAEFMEYAKELGRSRNDLFEIGVWEESLNIVDGELYYMQAIHQESDVVPENVDAIRAMLEIEDNPSKSIEKTNKAMGIL, encoded by the coding sequence ATGAAATCTGTGGGAATAAATGGATACGGAACAATCGGTAAAAGAGTAGCAGATGCTGTTTCTGCGCAGGACGATATGAAAATTGTGGGTGTAACAAAGCGAAGCCCTGATTATGAAGCCAGAATGGCTGTTGAAAGAGGTTATGATCTTTATATAAGTGTTCCTGAAAGAGAAAGCTCCTTTGAAGAAGCAGGTATCAAAGTAAGTGGTACTGCCGAAGAACTATTTGAAAAACTTGATATTGTAGTTGACTGTACTCCAGAAGGTATTGGTGCTCAAAATAAAGAACAAATCTATGAAAAAATAGGATTAAAAGCAATATTTGAAGGTGGAGAAAAACACGATGCAATAGGACTCTCATTTAACTCATTCTCAAACTATAAAGATGTTATAGGAAAAGATTATGCAAGAGTAGTCTCCTGTAACACTACTGGGCTTTGTAGGACTCTTAAACCAATAGATGACCTCTGTGGAATTAAAAAAGTAAGAGCTGTTATGGTAAGAAGAGGTGCCGACCCAAGACAAGTTAAAAAAGGACCAATTAACGCTATAGTTCCTAATCCACCAACTGTACCTTCTCACCACGGCCCTGATGTTCAAACAGTTATGTATAACCTTGATATAACCACAATTGCTTTACTGGTGCCTACAACATTAATGCACCAACATAATTTAATGGTTGAACTGGAATCAACTCCAACCATTGATGAAATAAAAGATAAATTAAACAACACTCCAAGAGTTCTTTTACTTAAAGCAAGTGAAGGATTGGGCTCAACTGCCGAGTTTATGGAATATGCCAAAGAATTAGGTCGTTCAAGAAACGATTTATTCGAAATCGGCGTTTGGGAAGAATCATTAAATATTGTAGATGGAGAATTATATTACATGCAAGCTATTCACCAAGAATCAGACGTTGTTCCTGAAAATGTGGATGCAATAAGAGCCATGCTTGAAATAGAAGATAATCCATCAAAATCTATTGAAAAAACTAATAAAGCTATGGGAATTCTTTAA